The Miscanthus floridulus cultivar M001 chromosome 7, ASM1932011v1, whole genome shotgun sequence genome includes a region encoding these proteins:
- the LOC136467767 gene encoding uncharacterized protein → MYSFEQDHTAAERTTTTFDTSYQPCAGAAGRSLQSAHHPGGQQVLRTAAGSGSGSAPAAVQPRRAKSSSKKHAAASRHSSSSRRSSTTVVATDVNNFRAMVQELTGFPPAAIFRPLPRRVHAASPFVAVSAAAGQGCGGREQHGHASWEATNSSTTAGGGGSSSPDDAPAVPPVALAAQQPQFAPLGVFDGLSDLGSPEFDSWGDLSID, encoded by the coding sequence ATGTACTCCTTCGAGCAAGACCACACGGCGGCAGAGCGTACCACCACCACGTTCGACACGAGCTACCAGCCCTGCGCCGGTGCCGCTGGCCGCTCGCTCCAGTCCGCCCATCATCCCGGCGGCCAGCAAGTCCTCCGGACCGCCGCCGGGTCCGGGTCCGggtccgcgcccgccgccgtgcaGCCACGGCGCGCCAAGAGTAGTAGCAAGAAGCACGCGGCGGCGTCGCGGCACTCGTCGTCGTCGCGTCGGTCCTCGACCACCGTGGTCGCGACCGACGTGAACAACTTCCGGGCCATGGTGCAGGAGCTCACCGGCTTCCCGCCCGCCGCCATCTTCCGGCCGCTGCCGCGCAGGGTGCACGCGGCCAGCCCCTTCGTCGCCGTCTCCGCGGCCGCGGGGCAAGGATGTGGCGGCCGGGAACAGCACGGGCACGCAAGTTGGGAGGCGACAAACAGTAGTACtactgccggcggcggcggcagcagcagccccGACGACGCTCCGGCCGTGCCGCCTGTGGCGCTGGCGGCGCAGCAGCCGCAGTTCGCGCCGCTGGGCGTCTTCGACGGCCTGTCCGACCTCGGCTCGCCGGAGTTCGACTCGTGGGGTGATTTGTCCATCGATTAA
- the LOC136467768 gene encoding annexin Gh1-like — protein MATLTVPSSVPAVAEDCEQLHKAFEGWGTNEKLIISILAHRNAAQRRAIRRAYADVYGKELLRALGDEIHGKFERAVILWTLDPAERDAVLANEEAKKWHPGGRALVEIACARTPAQLFAAKQAYHDRFKRSLEEDVAAHVTGDFRKLLVPLVSAYRYDGPEVNTSLAHSEAKILHEKINKKAYSDEEIIRILTTRSKAQLLATFNSYKDQFGHAINKDLKADPKDEFLATLRAIIRCFTCPDRYFEKVIRLALGGVGTDEDALTRVITTRAEVDLKLIKEAYQKRNSVPLERAVAKDTTRDYEDILLALLGAE, from the exons ATGGCGACGCTCACCGTTCCCTCCTCCGTCCCAGCCGTCGCCGAGGACTGCGAGCAGCTGCACAAGGCCTTCGAAG GTTGGGGCACCAACGAGAAGCTGATCATCTCCATCCTGGCCCACCGCAACGCCGCGCAGCGCCGCGCGATCCGCCGCGCCTACGCCGATGTGTACGGGAAGGAGCTGCTCCGCGCCCTCGGCGACGAGATCCACGGCAAGTTCGAG AGGGCGGTGATCCTGTGGACGCTGGACCCCGCGGAGAGGGACGCGGTGCTGGCGAACGAGGAGGCGAAGAAGTGGCACCCCGGCGGCCGCGCGCTGGTGGAGATCGCGTGCGCGCGCACGCCCGCGCAGCTCTTCGCGGCCAAGCAGGCGTACCACGACCGCTTCAAGCGCTCGCTCGAGGAGGACGTTGCCGCGCACGTCACCGGCGACTTCCGCAAG CTGTTAGTGCCTCTTGTAAGTGCATATCGCTATGATGGCCCAGAGGTGAACACATCTTTGGCCCATTCTGAAGCCAAAATTCTTCATGAGAAGATCAATAAGAAGGCTTACAGTGACGAGGAGATCATCAGGATTCTCACCACACGGAGCAAAGCTCAGCTACTTGCAACATTCAATAGCTACAAGGATCAGTTCGGTCATGCAATCAACAAG GATCTGAAAGCTGACCccaaggatgagttccttgcaACACTGCGGGCGATCATACGGTGCTTCACCTGCCCTGACAGATACTTCGAGAAAGTCATTCGACTGGCTCTTGGAGGCGTGGGCACAGATGAGGATGCTCTTACCAGGGTCATAACTACTCGCGCCGAGGTCGACCTGAAGCTGATAAAGGAGGCTTACCAGAAGAGGAACAGTGTGCCGCTGGAGCGTGCTGTTGCCAAAGATACAACTAGAGATTATGAGGATATTCTGCTTGCCCTCCTAGGGGCGGAGTGA